From one Chloroflexota bacterium genomic stretch:
- a CDS encoding alkaline phosphatase family protein, which translates to MGNSQKVLVIGLDGVPLELIKPWADAGHLPTLKQFIADGASGHLASTMPPTSGPSWSTFATGKNPGKHGIYDFLFRHPKAYVFPPVNTTRRDGKALWKIIADAGKVAGSLNVPIAYPVDKLNGGMISGWMTPYNAKDFAYPPELLGEIEKRIGGHYHIYPTETFAEGRGEEAFMRASDDLLDGLTKTTLAMLDKYAPDFFITVNFDTDRILHQMWHYLDPTHPWRNDSADRSGPVLRYFQKVDQSIAQMLTRADENTLVVILSDHGMGAAHNFVVLNNWLLQTGLLQLKRDIPTRLKRLLFDLGFTLRNVHRIANRLGLAKHAEYKMGYFTDALIKYFFLSFRNVDWARSRAYSFGRHVGSIYINVKGREPQGSVERGAEYERVRDEIIALAKDFRDPHDGRAIIAQVLKREDVWTGKHLDEAPDLVMLPKEPTDIFFGLADFGSNQLMDRVYRYSGMHRNDGLLFMRGPMIKKGHVITGAQIQDMAPTILWAMGLPVARDMDGKPLTDVFEYAFTAEHPVTYDDGSSAEQKPDVADYSDEEARQVEERLRELGYLG; encoded by the coding sequence GTGGGCAACTCGCAGAAAGTGCTCGTCATCGGACTCGATGGCGTGCCGCTTGAACTGATCAAACCGTGGGCCGATGCAGGCCACCTGCCGACCCTCAAGCAATTCATCGCTGACGGCGCGTCCGGGCACCTGGCGAGCACCATGCCGCCGACGTCCGGCCCGTCGTGGTCCACCTTCGCGACCGGCAAGAACCCCGGCAAGCACGGCATCTATGACTTCCTGTTCCGTCATCCGAAGGCGTACGTCTTCCCGCCGGTCAACACGACCCGCCGCGACGGCAAGGCGCTCTGGAAGATCATCGCCGATGCCGGCAAGGTCGCCGGCTCGCTCAACGTGCCGATCGCGTACCCGGTCGACAAGTTGAACGGCGGCATGATCTCCGGCTGGATGACGCCGTACAACGCCAAGGACTTCGCGTACCCGCCCGAGCTGCTCGGCGAGATCGAGAAGCGCATCGGCGGGCACTATCACATCTACCCGACCGAGACGTTCGCCGAGGGGCGCGGCGAGGAGGCGTTCATGCGCGCCTCCGACGACCTGCTGGATGGGCTGACGAAGACGACGCTGGCGATGCTGGACAAGTACGCGCCGGACTTCTTCATCACCGTGAACTTCGACACCGACCGCATCCTGCACCAGATGTGGCACTACCTCGACCCGACGCACCCGTGGCGGAACGACAGCGCAGACCGTTCGGGTCCCGTCCTGCGCTACTTCCAGAAGGTGGACCAGAGCATCGCGCAGATGCTGACGCGCGCCGACGAGAACACGCTGGTCGTCATCCTGTCCGATCATGGCATGGGCGCGGCGCACAACTTCGTGGTGCTGAACAACTGGCTGCTGCAGACCGGCCTGCTGCAACTGAAGCGCGACATCCCGACGCGTCTGAAGCGACTGCTGTTCGACCTCGGCTTCACGCTGCGCAATGTGCACCGCATCGCGAACCGGCTGGGGCTGGCCAAGCACGCCGAGTACAAGATGGGCTACTTCACCGACGCGCTCATCAAATACTTCTTCCTGTCGTTCCGCAACGTGGACTGGGCGCGCAGCAGGGCGTACTCGTTCGGGCGGCACGTCGGCTCGATCTATATCAACGTCAAAGGCCGCGAGCCGCAGGGCAGCGTCGAGCGCGGCGCGGAATACGAGCGCGTGCGCGACGAGATCATCGCGCTGGCGAAGGATTTCCGCGACCCGCACGACGGCCGGGCGATCATCGCGCAGGTGCTCAAGCGCGAAGATGTCTGGACGGGCAAGCATCTCGACGAAGCGCCCGACCTGGTCATGCTGCCGAAGGAGCCGACCGATATCTTTTTCGGGCTGGCCGACTTCGGCTCCAACCAGTTGATGGACCGCGTGTACCGCTATTCCGGCATGCACCGCAACGACGGCCTGCTGTTCATGCGCGGCCCGATGATCAAGAAAGGCCACGTCATCACGGGCGCGCAGATCCAGGACATGGCGCCGACGATCCTGTGGGCGATGGGCCTGCCGGTCGCGCGCGACATGGACGGCAAGCCGCTGACCGATGTGTTCGAGTACGCGTTCACCGCCGAGCACCCGGTCACCTACGACGACGGCAGCAGCGCGGAGCAGAAGCCCGACGTGGCGGACTACAGCGACGAAGAGGCCAGGCAGGTCGAAGAGCGCCTGCGCGAGCTCGGCTACCTCGGCTGA